The following proteins come from a genomic window of Salvia hispanica cultivar TCC Black 2014 chromosome 4, UniMelb_Shisp_WGS_1.0, whole genome shotgun sequence:
- the LOC125220455 gene encoding monothiol glutaredoxin-S15, mitochondrial-like codes for MESGIIFSIIALASGSFYQGILCFSTSVPSDPDTHEDFRPTTKVETSEISLKVIVEQDIKENPVMIYMKGVPEAPRCGFSALAVRVLREYNVPIASRNILEDLEIKNAVKSFSHWPTFPQIYINGDFVGGSDIILSMHETGELKEILKADAEKQQQNRFIRSCWMNRMIL; via the exons ATGGAGTCTGGAATAATCTTTTCTATAATTGCCTTG GCATCTGGATCCTTTTATCAGGGCATACTTTGTTTTTCCACTTCTGTGCCCAGTGATCCTGATACACATGAAGATTTCAGACCCACGACTAAAGTCGAGACTTCTGAAATCTCCTTGAAGGTCATTGTTGAGCAG GATATTAAAGAAAACCCAGTGATGATATACATGAAAGGTGTGCCAGAAGCTCCTCGATGTGGATTCAGTGCACTAGCAGTGAGGGTCTTGAGAGAATATA ATGTTCCTATTGCTTCAAGAAATATATTAGAAGACCTTGAGATAAAGAATGCTGTGAAATCCTTCAG CCACTGGCCGACATTCCCACAAATATACATCAATGGGGATTTTGTTGGGGGATCTGATATCATTCTTAGCATGCACGAG ACTGGTGAACTGAAGGAGATCCTGAAAGCCGATGCAGAAAAACAGCAACAAAACAGATTTATACGCAGTTGCTGGATGAATAGGATGATCCTCTAA
- the LOC125185618 gene encoding putative uncharacterized protein DDB_G0290521: MKIWFTAISAFLLVFWLMVLALHVNPNVFSDGISDAIDAILAAPHDLWEGIRHAWHDITMGSHATGTPSLTPTPSLTPTPSLTPTPSLTPTPSLTPTPSLTPTPSLTPTRPPTPTQPLTHGTPESNAAPASNAPESTTAPVSTAIPASNAPESTTAPSSNAIPASPSSNATTAPSSNATTTSTTTTTIEMVDMLV; the protein is encoded by the coding sequence ATGAAGATCTGGTTTACGGCTATTTCTGCATTTCTTTTAGTCTTTTGGCTAATGGTCTTGGCTCTTCACGTCAATCCAAATGTGTTTAGCGATGGAATCAGCGATGCCATTGACGCAATCTTAGCGGCCCCCCACGATCTTTGGGAGGGGATTCGTCACGCATGGCATGATATTACCATGGGTTCCCACGCCACCGGGACGCCGTCCCTGACTCCGACGCCGTCCCTGACTCCGACGCCGTCCCTAACTCCGACGCCGTCCCTAACTCCGACGCCGTCCCTGACTCCGACGCCGTCCCTAACTCCGACGCCGTCCCTGACTCCAACGCGGCCCCCGACTCCGACGCAGCCTCTGACCCACGGCACCCCGGAGTCCAACGCCGCCCCGGCTTCCAACGCCCCGGAGTCCACCACCGCCCCTGTTTCCACCGCCATCCCTGCTTCCAATGCCCCGGAGTCCACCACCGCCCCTTCTTCCAACGCCATCCCTGCTTCCCCTTCTTCCAACGCCACCACTGCCCCTTCTTCCAACGCCACCACTActtccaccaccaccaccactatTGAGATGGTGGATATGTTGGTCTGA